A stretch of Chloracidobacterium validum DNA encodes these proteins:
- a CDS encoding two-component regulator propeller domain-containing protein, which produces MSFAKWFAIGRWMLMAAVLSQVAWADPRLRVQRWSVEEGLSQASVNTVLQSGSGLMWIGTHDGLNRFDGYAFTAYRADPTNPQALTHSYVTSLVEAPDGMLWVGTMDGLNAFDPGTGRVRWALLPGVPVRAARFDPSGHLWVGTPQGLYRVNPATRTVTDFQPEAGLGNAWQAAKQVYAIALDGARGLWLGLECGLGHFDFATERLTLMTERVHGRSLTERLRFIHPMPDGILWLGHQSVMLRFDPRTNQAELLAVTDAHTGRPASDWLRGAQCGVMDDDGRVWIGSEEQTLCLDPATGRAWRFTHQPANPTSVSHNAVRALCHDRAGGLWLGTAAGLNRYDPNAPVFVPYRHEVGNPNSLGYDAVSTCFEDRQGRLWIGTDGGGLDCLDVEANTFTHFTAQSPPPYRLAGNRIWRIAEDHRGTLWFAGGSGGLGRRDPATGTIRWYRPNPRRPRSFSSEVVYALFVDRDGVLWIGTEMSGLARYDAATDDFTHFRHQPVQPQTIPSDTVSSIIEDGQGWLWIGTPQGVARLDRQTGVAQPFVPVPGQPGQLGDGRVTKLFRDSAGEVWVGTRLGLYHFDSAHQTFRAFCPAPGQPFVGRTINDIVESPPGTLWVGTEDGLNRIERATGQVVAFTVRDGLPASRVLRLHADATGKLWLGLNLGLGQFDPVRLRFQLFDVRDGLVDNQAWQSFFQRRNGDVLFVSVKGFTVFRPEAIHPNPVPPPVVITGFRKFDRLAAFDGDALPPLDHDENFFAFEFAALNYTVPERNQYAYKLEGFDRDWVYCGTRRYASYTNLDPGEYVFWVRGSNNSGVWNEAGTRVRIRIRPAPWRTWWAYAGYLLLVAGGAWFGLRLRSSRQQARERLREAQLRAQAAEGQAKAAAALATVRERDAEIFRLRNIELAEANQFVTDSLLYAQRIQAAILPEPRALAAAFGEAFVIYRPKDIVSGDFYWFHRTEAAWFLAVGDCTGHGVPGALMTMVGATLLDQMVIERGLSSPAAILSELDAAVRQLLRQDTAQSDTQDGMDIALCRFERERGCVTFAGARRPLYVVTEDGNLTEHRGSRRTIGGRHGRGGLMFEEISLVVEDSVSIYLGTDGLADQPNEERRKFGTPRLRAHLQQVAAMPFARQSERLAAELDSHMGAEPQRDDITLVGVHFAGCGALGGMAAPRSERAVGALPRPTAT; this is translated from the coding sequence ATGTCGTTTGCCAAGTGGTTTGCCATCGGTCGGTGGATGCTGATGGCGGCCGTCCTGAGCCAAGTTGCCTGGGCTGATCCCCGCCTCCGTGTCCAGCGGTGGTCGGTCGAGGAAGGTCTTTCACAGGCAAGCGTCAACACCGTGCTTCAGTCAGGCAGCGGACTGATGTGGATTGGGACGCACGATGGCTTGAACCGCTTTGATGGCTATGCCTTTACGGCCTATCGCGCCGACCCGACCAATCCTCAGGCGCTCACACACAGTTACGTCACATCGCTGGTCGAAGCCCCGGATGGGATGCTGTGGGTTGGAACCATGGACGGCCTGAATGCCTTTGACCCAGGCACGGGACGTGTCCGCTGGGCGCTGTTGCCTGGGGTGCCGGTGCGTGCCGCGCGCTTCGATCCGTCCGGGCACTTATGGGTTGGAACACCCCAGGGCCTGTACCGCGTCAATCCGGCAACCCGGACCGTGACGGATTTTCAACCGGAGGCCGGGCTGGGGAACGCTTGGCAAGCCGCCAAACAGGTGTATGCCATCGCGTTGGATGGTGCGCGGGGACTGTGGCTGGGGCTGGAATGCGGACTGGGCCACTTCGACTTTGCCACCGAGCGGCTCACCCTGATGACTGAGCGCGTCCACGGACGCTCCCTTACTGAGCGTCTTCGGTTTATCCATCCGATGCCCGACGGCATCCTCTGGCTTGGTCATCAGAGCGTGATGCTGCGGTTTGATCCGAGGACGAATCAAGCTGAGTTGTTAGCCGTTACGGATGCCCACACGGGGCGGCCGGCTTCCGACTGGTTGCGTGGGGCGCAGTGCGGCGTGATGGATGATGATGGTCGTGTTTGGATTGGCAGTGAAGAGCAGACCCTGTGCCTCGATCCAGCAACCGGTCGCGCTTGGCGGTTTACCCATCAACCGGCCAATCCCACCAGCGTCAGCCACAATGCCGTGCGGGCGCTGTGCCATGATCGGGCTGGCGGCCTGTGGCTGGGCACCGCTGCCGGACTCAATCGCTATGATCCCAACGCGCCGGTCTTCGTGCCCTACCGCCATGAAGTTGGGAATCCAAACAGCCTTGGCTACGACGCCGTTTCGACCTGCTTCGAAGATCGCCAGGGACGGCTCTGGATTGGCACGGATGGCGGCGGCCTCGATTGTTTGGACGTGGAAGCCAACACATTCACGCACTTTACCGCCCAATCGCCGCCACCCTATCGGCTGGCCGGCAATCGTATCTGGCGGATTGCCGAAGACCACCGTGGGACGCTCTGGTTTGCCGGTGGGTCCGGCGGCCTGGGGCGGCGCGATCCTGCAACTGGAACCATCCGATGGTACCGCCCCAACCCGCGCCGGCCGCGGAGCTTCAGTAGCGAGGTGGTCTATGCCCTGTTCGTTGATCGGGATGGGGTTTTGTGGATCGGTACTGAAATGAGTGGACTGGCTCGGTACGACGCTGCCACCGATGACTTCACCCACTTCCGTCACCAGCCAGTCCAGCCTCAGACCATCCCTAGCGATACGGTTTCCAGCATCATTGAAGATGGGCAGGGTTGGCTGTGGATTGGGACGCCCCAGGGTGTGGCTCGGCTTGATCGTCAGACTGGCGTCGCCCAGCCGTTTGTGCCGGTTCCGGGGCAACCCGGCCAGCTTGGCGATGGGCGGGTGACCAAGCTGTTTCGGGACAGCGCGGGCGAGGTCTGGGTCGGCACACGTTTGGGGCTGTATCACTTCGATTCGGCTCACCAGACCTTTCGGGCGTTCTGTCCTGCTCCGGGGCAACCTTTTGTTGGACGCACCATTAACGACATCGTTGAATCGCCGCCGGGCACGCTCTGGGTTGGCACCGAAGATGGTCTCAACCGCATCGAGCGCGCGACCGGTCAGGTGGTGGCTTTCACCGTCCGCGACGGACTCCCGGCCAGCCGGGTGTTGCGCCTGCATGCTGACGCCACCGGCAAGCTCTGGTTGGGGTTGAATCTCGGCCTCGGTCAGTTCGATCCGGTCAGGCTACGTTTCCAGTTGTTTGATGTTCGGGATGGGTTGGTGGACAACCAGGCCTGGCAGAGTTTTTTTCAACGACGAAATGGCGATGTGCTGTTTGTTTCGGTGAAGGGGTTCACCGTTTTTCGCCCCGAAGCCATTCATCCCAACCCAGTGCCGCCGCCGGTGGTCATCACGGGGTTTCGGAAGTTTGACCGACTGGCAGCCTTTGACGGCGATGCCCTGCCGCCGCTCGACCATGATGAGAACTTTTTTGCCTTTGAGTTTGCCGCGCTGAACTACACGGTTCCGGAAAGGAATCAGTATGCCTATAAACTGGAAGGCTTCGACCGTGACTGGGTTTACTGTGGGACGCGGCGCTATGCGAGCTACACCAACCTCGATCCCGGCGAGTATGTTTTTTGGGTGCGCGGCTCAAACAACAGCGGCGTCTGGAACGAAGCCGGGACGCGCGTGCGGATTCGGATTCGTCCGGCCCCGTGGCGTACTTGGTGGGCTTATGCAGGTTACCTGTTGCTCGTGGCCGGGGGCGCGTGGTTTGGGTTGCGGTTGCGTTCGTCTCGTCAGCAAGCGCGTGAGCGTTTGCGCGAAGCACAGCTCCGGGCCCAGGCGGCAGAAGGTCAGGCAAAAGCGGCCGCGGCGCTGGCGACCGTCCGTGAGCGGGATGCGGAAATTTTTCGGCTCCGCAACATCGAGCTGGCCGAAGCCAATCAGTTCGTGACCGATAGCCTGCTTTATGCCCAGCGGATTCAGGCTGCCATCCTGCCTGAGCCGCGCGCCTTGGCTGCGGCATTTGGCGAGGCATTTGTCATCTACCGTCCAAAGGACATTGTATCTGGCGACTTTTACTGGTTCCACCGAACCGAAGCGGCTTGGTTTTTGGCTGTGGGCGACTGCACGGGCCATGGCGTGCCCGGCGCGTTGATGACAATGGTCGGCGCAACCCTGCTCGATCAGATGGTCATCGAGCGCGGATTGTCGTCGCCGGCCGCCATTTTATCTGAGCTGGATGCGGCCGTCCGTCAGCTTTTGCGGCAGGATACGGCGCAGTCGGACACACAGGATGGCATGGATATTGCCCTGTGCCGTTTTGAGCGGGAGCGTGGGTGCGTGACATTTGCTGGCGCGCGTCGGCCGCTCTATGTTGTCACCGAAGATGGCAACTTGACCGAACATCGCGGTTCGCGGCGAACCATCGGCGGGCGGCACGGCCGGGGCGGGCTAATGTTTGAAGAAATCAGCCTGGTGGTGGAGGACTCTGTAAGTATCTATCTTGGCACGGACGGACTCGCCGATCAGCCGAATGAAGAGCGCCGGAAGTTTGGGACGCCACGCCTCCGCGCGCATTTACAGCAGGTGGCGGCCATGCCATTCGCCAGACAGTCTGAGCGACTTGCGGCTGAACTGGATAGCCACATGGGAGCTGAACCGCAGCGGGATGACATTACGCTCGTCGGCGTGCATTTCGCCGGTTGTGGAGCATTGGGAGGCATGGCTGCGCCACGTTCTGAACGGGCGGTTGGTGCGTTGCCTAGACCAACCGCGACTTAG